In Haloterrigena turkmenica DSM 5511, a single genomic region encodes these proteins:
- a CDS encoding bis(5'-nucleosyl)-tetraphosphatase: MAVEATSAGAILFRDTRGRREYLLLKSRPGDWEFPKGGVEGDEELQQTAIREVKEEAGIEQFRLLDGFREDYDYVFEANGKTIHKTVHLFVAKSFEASAELSNEHRDLQWRDYEQAVNTVTQDGPREILEQAHDFLDEREEDEE; encoded by the coding sequence ATGGCAGTCGAAGCTACGAGCGCAGGCGCGATCCTCTTCCGCGATACGCGGGGCCGGCGCGAGTATCTTCTACTCAAGAGCCGCCCAGGCGATTGGGAGTTTCCCAAGGGCGGTGTCGAAGGAGATGAAGAGCTACAGCAGACGGCGATCCGCGAAGTAAAGGAAGAGGCAGGTATCGAGCAGTTCCGGCTCCTCGACGGCTTTCGCGAGGACTACGACTACGTCTTCGAGGCGAACGGCAAGACGATCCACAAGACCGTTCACCTCTTCGTGGCGAAGTCCTTCGAGGCGAGCGCGGAACTTTCAAACGAACATCGCGACCTCCAGTGGCGCGATTACGAACAGGCAGTGAACACCGTCACGCAGGACGGTCCTCGAGAGATCTTGGAGCAGGCCCACGATTTCCTCGACGAACGGGAGGAAGACGAAGAGTAG
- a CDS encoding DUF5787 family protein, whose protein sequence is MDRYTTEFAFELRTCRWAERAWPPDEPASDDHAFVVARQLGTKRRRWDTIVLECDPEALRERANFGAERLDGDLLHVVRNAPAEWSYYRDCLPHPGYPWRYVREAIHRADDREILETRKNGNRIEIRRKWPYPDDWVRRIVAIENKPDLDASAARALGAQLEYDVAVGLADEVWVATRRTGDPVERALFEDLPVEAGILALEPETLAAEVTWYPRSLAVDDPGTRILERPDGGRRDGSAARFEYVDPDAKRETRLEIAERAYERGWRSFADTMRPDCRHFELRSRDGLQLEPYCAAKGRCQTAAECSGGCAEFEPEPPVWRTRGWPIEGGPGKRCKRLLEDRRRRHRPGL, encoded by the coding sequence GTGGATCGGTACACGACCGAGTTCGCGTTCGAACTCCGGACCTGCCGCTGGGCGGAACGCGCCTGGCCGCCCGACGAGCCCGCCAGTGACGACCACGCGTTCGTCGTCGCCCGACAGCTCGGCACGAAACGCCGCCGCTGGGACACCATCGTCCTCGAGTGCGACCCCGAAGCGCTCCGCGAGCGGGCGAACTTCGGCGCGGAACGCCTCGACGGCGACCTCCTGCACGTCGTCCGCAACGCCCCCGCCGAGTGGAGCTACTACCGCGATTGTCTCCCCCATCCCGGCTACCCGTGGCGCTATGTCCGCGAGGCCATCCATCGGGCCGACGACCGCGAGATCCTCGAGACTCGCAAGAACGGGAACCGCATCGAGATCCGCCGGAAGTGGCCGTATCCCGACGACTGGGTCCGGCGAATCGTCGCGATCGAGAACAAGCCCGACTTAGACGCCAGTGCCGCCCGCGCGCTGGGGGCCCAACTCGAGTACGACGTCGCCGTCGGACTGGCCGACGAAGTCTGGGTCGCCACGCGGCGAACGGGCGACCCCGTCGAGCGCGCGCTGTTCGAGGATCTACCCGTCGAGGCAGGGATCCTCGCGCTCGAGCCCGAGACGCTCGCCGCCGAAGTCACGTGGTATCCCCGTTCGCTGGCCGTCGACGACCCCGGCACGCGGATTCTCGAGCGACCCGACGGCGGTCGCCGGGACGGCTCCGCGGCGCGGTTCGAGTACGTCGATCCGGACGCGAAGCGAGAGACGCGCCTCGAGATCGCCGAGCGCGCCTACGAACGCGGCTGGCGCTCGTTCGCCGACACCATGCGCCCCGACTGTCGGCACTTCGAGTTGCGCTCGCGGGACGGCCTGCAACTCGAGCCCTACTGCGCCGCGAAGGGCCGATGCCAGACGGCCGCGGAGTGTTCCGGCGGCTGTGCCGAGTTCGAGCCTGAACCACCCGTCTGGCGGACTCGAGGGTGGCCGATCGAGGGCGGCCCCGGAAAACGGTGCAAACGGTTGCTCGAGGATCGGCGTCGACGGCACCGACCGGGACTGTAG
- a CDS encoding DUF5797 family protein, translated as MTLSEEATERLADVVELQPTKNSELQERWDMESGSEVHQYLENELGDYYFRDDNSLIRATAEANDLVDVEPGIESDPDDEGVPSRIRVPELQTQIVAVLAGPEEESESVVSVLHKLREEFDVDPEAEDVRSGLQSLRRKGVVEVEYRTVPTFRLTVDREELEVESSE; from the coding sequence ATGACGCTCTCGGAGGAGGCCACAGAACGGTTGGCGGACGTGGTGGAGCTACAGCCGACGAAGAACTCGGAACTGCAAGAGCGGTGGGACATGGAGAGCGGCAGCGAGGTCCACCAGTACCTCGAGAACGAACTGGGCGACTACTACTTCCGGGACGATAACAGTCTGATCCGCGCGACGGCGGAAGCGAACGACCTCGTCGACGTCGAACCCGGCATCGAGAGCGACCCCGACGACGAGGGCGTCCCCTCCCGTATTCGGGTGCCGGAGCTCCAGACGCAGATCGTCGCCGTGCTGGCCGGCCCCGAGGAGGAGTCCGAAAGCGTCGTCTCGGTCCTTCACAAACTCCGCGAGGAGTTCGACGTCGATCCCGAGGCCGAGGACGTCCGCTCGGGGCTCCAGAGCCTGCGCCGCAAGGGCGTCGTCGAAGTCGAGTACCGCACCGTCCCCACGTTCCGCCTGACCGTCGACCGCGAGGAACTCGAGGTCGAGAGCTCCGAGTAA
- a CDS encoding MFS transporter yields MRELRRRIVAQFAVDRRVLALAFARMADGIGNSFLIIVIPLYVTSDVVGGATFGLGESMLIGVILSLFGFLNSSFQPLTGRLSDRTGRRKSFILIGLAGLAVTNVAYVFADTYLSLLVVRGLQGVSVAFIIPASIALVNELATSQDRGGNMGVYNTFRLVGFGSGPIAAGALVNLGPYRLPADVTLSGFDAAFYLATVTALISYGLVTLLVSDPDATSANAGADLSIDIRDPSGEHLLDPIFTLGVVSLFMAAAIALFATIQPQVNARLEQGSTWFGLQFAAFILAQVALQTPIGRACDRYGRRPFILAGMLFLIPTTFVQGFLASSAPMFLARLGQGVAAAMVFAPALALAGDLAGEGESGSKLSILTMAFGYGIAVGPLTSGALIGYGFETPFLFGTALAALGAVLVYTQVEETLESTRSVPVVGDD; encoded by the coding sequence ATGCGGGAGCTTCGTCGCCGGATCGTCGCCCAGTTCGCTGTCGACCGTCGCGTCCTCGCGCTGGCCTTCGCACGGATGGCCGACGGCATCGGCAACTCCTTTCTGATCATCGTCATTCCGCTGTACGTGACCAGCGACGTCGTTGGCGGAGCGACGTTCGGACTGGGCGAGTCGATGCTCATCGGCGTCATCCTCTCGCTGTTCGGCTTTCTCAACAGCAGTTTCCAACCGTTGACGGGTCGACTCTCGGATCGGACGGGACGGCGCAAGTCCTTCATCCTGATCGGGCTCGCCGGCCTCGCGGTGACGAACGTCGCCTACGTGTTCGCGGATACGTACCTCTCGCTGCTCGTCGTCCGCGGGCTACAGGGGGTCAGCGTCGCCTTCATCATTCCGGCGTCGATCGCGCTGGTCAACGAACTCGCGACGAGTCAGGATCGCGGCGGCAACATGGGCGTCTACAACACGTTCCGGCTCGTCGGGTTCGGTTCCGGTCCCATCGCAGCGGGCGCGCTCGTCAACCTGGGCCCCTACCGGCTCCCCGCGGACGTAACGCTCAGCGGCTTCGACGCGGCCTTTTACCTCGCGACGGTGACGGCGCTGATCAGCTACGGGCTGGTGACGCTGCTCGTCTCCGATCCCGACGCGACGAGTGCTAACGCCGGCGCCGACCTCTCGATCGATATCCGGGATCCGTCGGGCGAGCACCTGCTCGATCCGATCTTCACCCTCGGGGTCGTCTCCCTGTTCATGGCCGCGGCGATCGCGCTGTTCGCGACGATCCAACCGCAGGTCAACGCCCGCCTCGAGCAGGGCTCGACGTGGTTCGGCCTCCAGTTCGCGGCGTTCATCCTCGCGCAGGTCGCCCTGCAGACGCCGATCGGCCGGGCCTGCGACCGGTACGGCCGCCGGCCGTTCATCCTCGCCGGGATGCTCTTCCTGATCCCGACGACGTTCGTCCAGGGCTTTCTCGCGTCGTCGGCGCCGATGTTCCTCGCCCGTCTCGGTCAGGGCGTTGCCGCCGCGATGGTGTTCGCGCCCGCGCTCGCGCTGGCCGGCGACCTCGCGGGCGAGGGCGAGTCCGGGTCGAAGCTCTCGATTCTCACCATGGCCTTCGGCTACGGCATCGCCGTCGGCCCGCTGACCTCCGGCGCGCTGATCGGCTACGGCTTCGAGACGCCGTTTCTCTTCGGGACCGCGCTGGCCGCCCTCGGGGCCGTCCTCGTCTACACGCAGGTCGAGGAGACTCTCGAGTCGACGCGGTCCGTGCCGGTCGTCGGCGACGATTGA
- a CDS encoding phosphate uptake regulator PhoU, with product METRKVQRLGPSTLAMTLPAEWASEHAVEKGDEVSLRTSGKGTLTVMPESASSEETEAIIHADDLDADAVERAIVAQYVLGRRVIRIDTEDGALESDHINAVYQAETQLMGLGVIEETPESISIRCSVDPEDFTLDNLLERLERTGQTMRGEGIKALAHGNPDLAQRALNRERQANKIFVLLLRLIFTAYQNPNLARAVGLNSGFPLIGYRSIAKNLELTADNAEDIAEIVIETEGHSLNVDSSVMRDIRELNDLVDEITSIAVEAAVERDYDKSNRVRKMFHDVSSKEQEILDELPEMSNEDLLRVREVLVSLQQTAQYAMRNAEIAANLALNEESEHTTIN from the coding sequence ATGGAAACGCGGAAAGTGCAACGACTCGGGCCGTCGACGCTCGCCATGACGCTCCCCGCGGAGTGGGCGTCCGAACACGCCGTCGAGAAGGGCGACGAGGTGTCCCTGCGGACCAGCGGCAAGGGGACGCTGACCGTCATGCCCGAATCCGCCAGTTCGGAGGAGACGGAAGCGATCATCCACGCGGACGATTTAGACGCCGACGCCGTCGAGCGCGCGATCGTCGCCCAGTACGTCCTCGGGCGGCGGGTCATCCGTATCGACACCGAGGACGGCGCCCTCGAGTCCGACCACATTAACGCCGTCTACCAAGCTGAGACGCAGCTGATGGGACTCGGCGTCATCGAGGAGACGCCCGAGAGCATCTCGATTCGCTGTTCGGTCGACCCGGAGGACTTCACGCTCGACAACCTCCTCGAGCGCCTCGAGCGAACCGGCCAGACGATGCGCGGCGAGGGGATCAAGGCCTTAGCCCACGGCAACCCCGATCTGGCCCAGCGCGCCCTGAATCGGGAACGACAGGCCAACAAGATCTTCGTCCTTCTGCTGCGCCTGATCTTCACTGCTTACCAGAACCCGAATCTCGCCCGCGCGGTCGGACTCAACAGCGGCTTCCCGCTGATCGGCTACCGCTCGATCGCGAAGAACTTAGAGCTCACCGCGGACAACGCCGAGGATATCGCCGAGATCGTCATCGAGACCGAGGGCCACAGCCTGAACGTCGATAGCTCGGTGATGCGCGACATCCGCGAACTGAACGACCTGGTCGACGAGATCACCTCGATCGCCGTCGAGGCGGCCGTCGAGCGCGATTACGACAAATCGAATCGGGTTCGGAAGATGTTCCACGACGTCTCCAGTAAGGAACAGGAGATCCTCGACGAGCTTCCGGAGATGTCCAACGAGGACCTGCTGCGGGTCCGTGAGGTGCTCGTCAGTCTCCAGCAGACCGCCCAGTACGCCATGCGAAACGCCGAAATCGCGGCCAACCTCGCGCTCAACGAGGAGTCCGAGCACACGACGATCAACTGA
- a CDS encoding ATP-NAD kinase family protein, which translates to MDSLGVVVNPIAGMGGRVGLKGTDGKLEEARRRGAEPRAPERAREALRSLHRRAPGVTVYTAAGVMGERAVRDAGYEPIVVYEPTADDADLADATVSVDADTDPSDTSRPVDPATAETTAADTRAAVRAFLERDVDLVLFVGGDGTAVDVADVLEESEGDETPMLGVPAGVKIYSSVFAVTPADAGRIAAEFDRAADREVNDIDEDAYREGEVRSQLEAIVPVPVAPDVQSSKQVSSGSVDSLAAGFAREVDRERTYVFGPGSTVGAIERELEIDPSPLGVDVWRDGEVLARDAAESDILDVLEAPATIVVSPIGGQGFVFGRGNHQISPAVIERADEIEVVASGEKLDGIDALHVDTDDEAIDEELRGWLRVRTGRFTTRLVKVV; encoded by the coding sequence ATGGACTCGCTCGGTGTGGTCGTCAATCCGATCGCGGGAATGGGCGGTCGGGTCGGACTGAAGGGAACCGACGGCAAACTCGAGGAAGCGCGCCGCCGCGGGGCCGAACCGCGGGCGCCGGAACGGGCGCGCGAGGCGCTGCGGTCGCTGCATCGGCGGGCGCCCGGGGTCACCGTTTACACCGCGGCGGGGGTCATGGGCGAGCGGGCGGTCCGCGACGCCGGCTACGAACCGATCGTCGTCTACGAGCCGACGGCCGACGACGCCGACCTGGCCGACGCGACCGTTTCCGTGGACGCCGATACCGATCCGAGCGACACGTCGCGGCCGGTCGATCCGGCGACCGCCGAGACGACCGCGGCTGACACGCGGGCCGCCGTCCGGGCTTTCCTCGAGCGCGACGTCGACCTCGTCCTGTTCGTCGGCGGCGACGGCACCGCGGTCGACGTCGCCGACGTGCTCGAGGAGAGCGAGGGCGACGAGACGCCGATGCTCGGCGTCCCCGCCGGCGTCAAGATCTATTCGTCGGTGTTCGCCGTGACGCCCGCGGACGCGGGCCGGATCGCCGCCGAGTTCGATCGCGCGGCCGATCGCGAGGTCAACGACATCGACGAGGACGCCTACCGCGAGGGCGAGGTCCGCTCGCAGCTCGAGGCGATCGTCCCCGTCCCCGTCGCGCCCGACGTCCAGTCGAGCAAGCAGGTCTCGAGCGGCAGCGTCGACTCGCTGGCCGCGGGCTTCGCCCGCGAGGTCGACCGCGAGCGCACGTACGTCTTCGGCCCCGGCAGCACCGTCGGCGCGATCGAGCGAGAGTTGGAGATCGACCCGTCGCCGCTGGGCGTCGACGTCTGGCGCGACGGCGAGGTACTGGCCCGCGACGCGGCCGAAAGCGATATTCTGGACGTCCTCGAGGCGCCGGCGACGATCGTCGTCTCGCCGATCGGCGGCCAGGGGTTCGTCTTCGGGCGCGGCAACCACCAGATCTCGCCGGCGGTCATCGAGCGCGCGGACGAGATCGAGGTCGTCGCGTCGGGGGAGAAACTCGACGGAATCGACGCGTTGCACGTCGACACGGACGACGAGGCGATCGACGAGGAGCTGCGGGGCTGGCTGCGGGTGCGGACCGGTCGGTTCACGACGCGGCTCGTGAAGGTCGTCTGA